In Castor canadensis chromosome 11, mCasCan1.hap1v2, whole genome shotgun sequence, a single genomic region encodes these proteins:
- the Lhx1 gene encoding LIM/homeobox protein Lhx1 isoform X2 — protein sequence MVHCAGCKRPILDRFLLNVLDRAWHVKCVQCCECKCNLTEKCFSREGKLYCKNDFFRCFGTKCAGCAQGISPSDLVRRARSKVFHLNCFTCMMCNKQLSTGEELYIIDENKFVCKEDYLSNSSVAKENSLHSDPSQDDAKDSESANVSDKEGGSNENDDQNLGAKRRGPRTTIKAKQLETLKAAFAATPKPTRHIREQLAQETGLNMRVIQVWFQNRRSKERRMKQLSALGARRHAFFRSPRRMRPLVDRLEPGELIPNGPFSFYGDYQSEYYGPGGNYDFFPQGPPSSQAQTPVDLPFVPSSGPSGTPLGGLEHPLPGHHPSSEAQRFTDILAHPPGDSPSPEPSLPGPLHSMSAEVFGPSPPFSSLSVNGGASYGNHLSHPPEMNEAAVW from the exons ATGGTGCACTGTGCCGGCTGCAAAAGGCCCATCCTGGACCGCTTCCTCTTAAACGTGCTGGACAGGGCCTGGCACGTCAAGTGCGTCCAGTGCTGTGAATGTAAATGTAACCTGACGGAAAAGTGCTTCTCCCGGGAAGGCAAGCTCTACTGTAAGAACGACTTCTTCCG ATGTTTCGGTACCAAATGCGCGGGCTGCGCGCAGGGCATCTCCCCTAGCGATCTGGTGCGGAGAGCGCGGAGCAAAGTGTTTCACCTGAACTGCTTCACCTGCATGATGTGTAACAAGCAGCTTTCCACCGGCGAAGAGCTCTACATCATCGACGAAAACAAGTTCGTCTGCAAAGAGGATTACCTAAGCAACAGCAGCGTCGCCAAAGAGAACAGCCTCCATTCGG ATCCGTCGCAGGACGACGCCAAGGACTCAGAGAGCGCCAACGTGTCAGACAAGGAAGGTGGCAGCAACGAGAACGACGACCAGAATCTAGGCGCCAAGCGTCGAGGCCCTCGCACCACGATCAAAGCCAAGCAGCTGGAGACGTTGAAGGCCGCCTTCGCAGCTACGCCCAAGCCTACACGCCACATCCGCGAGCAGCTGGCACAGGAGACTGGCCTCAATATGCGCGTCATCCAG GTCTGGTTCCAGAACCGGCGCTCCAAGGAACGCAGGATGAAGCAGCTGAGCGCTCTGGGCGCCCGGCGCCACGCCTTCTTCCGCAGTCCGCGTCGGATGCGGCCGCTCGTGGACCGCCTGGAGCCGGGAGAGCTCATCCCTAACGGCCCTTTCTCCTTTTACGGAG ATTACCAGAGCGAGTACTATGGCCCCGGGGGCAACTACGACTTCTTCCCGCAAGGCCCCCCATCATCGCAGGCCCAGACGCCAGTGGACTTACCCTTCGTCCCGTCGTCCGGGCCGTCCGGGACGCCCCTGGGAGGCTTGGAGCATCCGTTGCCCGGCCACCACCCATCCAGTGAGGCGCAGCGGTTCACCGATATCTTGGCGCACCCTCCAGGGGACTCGCCCAGCCCTGAGCCCAGCTTGCCCGGACCTCTGCATTCAATGTCAGCGGAGGTCTTCGGGCCCAGCCCACCCTTCTCGTCGCTGTCTGTGAATGGCGGGGCGAGCTATGGGAACCACCTGTCCCACCCCCCTGAAATGAACGAGGCTGCCGTGTGGTAG
- the Lhx1 gene encoding LIM/homeobox protein Lhx1 isoform X1: protein MVHCAGCKRPILDRFLLNVLDRAWHVKCVQCCECKCNLTEKCFSREGKLYCKNDFFRCFGTKCAGCAQGISPSDLVRRARSKVFHLNCFTCMMCNKQLSTGEELYIIDENKFVCKEDYLSNSSVAKENSLHSATTGSDPSLSPDSQDPSQDDAKDSESANVSDKEGGSNENDDQNLGAKRRGPRTTIKAKQLETLKAAFAATPKPTRHIREQLAQETGLNMRVIQVWFQNRRSKERRMKQLSALGARRHAFFRSPRRMRPLVDRLEPGELIPNGPFSFYGDYQSEYYGPGGNYDFFPQGPPSSQAQTPVDLPFVPSSGPSGTPLGGLEHPLPGHHPSSEAQRFTDILAHPPGDSPSPEPSLPGPLHSMSAEVFGPSPPFSSLSVNGGASYGNHLSHPPEMNEAAVW, encoded by the exons ATGGTGCACTGTGCCGGCTGCAAAAGGCCCATCCTGGACCGCTTCCTCTTAAACGTGCTGGACAGGGCCTGGCACGTCAAGTGCGTCCAGTGCTGTGAATGTAAATGTAACCTGACGGAAAAGTGCTTCTCCCGGGAAGGCAAGCTCTACTGTAAGAACGACTTCTTCCG ATGTTTCGGTACCAAATGCGCGGGCTGCGCGCAGGGCATCTCCCCTAGCGATCTGGTGCGGAGAGCGCGGAGCAAAGTGTTTCACCTGAACTGCTTCACCTGCATGATGTGTAACAAGCAGCTTTCCACCGGCGAAGAGCTCTACATCATCGACGAAAACAAGTTCGTCTGCAAAGAGGATTACCTAAGCAACAGCAGCGTCGCCAAAGAGAACAGCCTCCATTCGG ccACCACAGGCAGTGACCCTAGTTTGTCTCCGGATTCTCAAGATCCGTCGCAGGACGACGCCAAGGACTCAGAGAGCGCCAACGTGTCAGACAAGGAAGGTGGCAGCAACGAGAACGACGACCAGAATCTAGGCGCCAAGCGTCGAGGCCCTCGCACCACGATCAAAGCCAAGCAGCTGGAGACGTTGAAGGCCGCCTTCGCAGCTACGCCCAAGCCTACACGCCACATCCGCGAGCAGCTGGCACAGGAGACTGGCCTCAATATGCGCGTCATCCAG GTCTGGTTCCAGAACCGGCGCTCCAAGGAACGCAGGATGAAGCAGCTGAGCGCTCTGGGCGCCCGGCGCCACGCCTTCTTCCGCAGTCCGCGTCGGATGCGGCCGCTCGTGGACCGCCTGGAGCCGGGAGAGCTCATCCCTAACGGCCCTTTCTCCTTTTACGGAG ATTACCAGAGCGAGTACTATGGCCCCGGGGGCAACTACGACTTCTTCCCGCAAGGCCCCCCATCATCGCAGGCCCAGACGCCAGTGGACTTACCCTTCGTCCCGTCGTCCGGGCCGTCCGGGACGCCCCTGGGAGGCTTGGAGCATCCGTTGCCCGGCCACCACCCATCCAGTGAGGCGCAGCGGTTCACCGATATCTTGGCGCACCCTCCAGGGGACTCGCCCAGCCCTGAGCCCAGCTTGCCCGGACCTCTGCATTCAATGTCAGCGGAGGTCTTCGGGCCCAGCCCACCCTTCTCGTCGCTGTCTGTGAATGGCGGGGCGAGCTATGGGAACCACCTGTCCCACCCCCCTGAAATGAACGAGGCTGCCGTGTGGTAG